In a genomic window of Venatoribacter cucullus:
- a CDS encoding outer membrane beta-barrel domain-containing protein yields the protein MASWFQQLFLILTALTVLPVQAQQDSSNNDGTVVIKPIQIIEPDITLRKTSQAKIDDEVFEAGVFAGVISIEDFGTQPLYGVKASFHATEDFFLQANYGVSKAGRTSYETINGNGVNILTDGDREFRYYDLLVGYNLFPGEAFITRNLTLNTAFYLVAGAGNTRFAGDDHFTLVIGSGYRVILSDWLTWNLDYRDHIFKTELLGREKNSHNIELTTGLTVFF from the coding sequence ATGGCGTCTTGGTTTCAGCAGCTTTTTTTAATTTTGACGGCGCTGACCGTGCTGCCGGTGCAGGCGCAGCAGGACAGCAGCAATAATGATGGCACGGTGGTGATTAAGCCGATTCAGATTATTGAACCGGATATAACACTACGAAAAACGTCTCAGGCCAAAATAGACGATGAAGTGTTTGAGGCGGGAGTTTTTGCCGGGGTTATCAGTATTGAAGATTTCGGTACGCAACCGCTCTATGGCGTAAAAGCCTCGTTTCATGCCACCGAAGATTTTTTTCTGCAGGCCAATTACGGTGTCAGCAAAGCGGGTCGGACCAGTTACGAAACTATTAATGGTAATGGCGTAAACATTCTGACTGACGGTGACCGTGAATTCCGTTATTACGACCTGCTGGTGGGTTACAACCTGTTCCCCGGTGAAGCCTTTATTACCCGCAATTTAACCCTGAACACCGCCTTTTATCTGGTCGCCGGTGCCGGCAATACCCGCTTTGCCGGTGATGATCATTTTACCCTGGTGATTGGCAGTGGTTACCGCGTGATACTCAGCGACTGGCTGACCTGGAACCTGGATTATCGCGACCATATTTTTAAGACCGAATTACTCGGCCGGGAAAAAAACAGCCACAATATTGAGCTGACCACCGGGCTGACAGTGTTCTTTTAA
- a CDS encoding SH3 domain-containing protein, giving the protein MPVFILLFFSLWLLPAQADNSHVPAVSEEAAAQALQATVIDPYLELHTGPGRGYPVIYVVEKGATIGIVSRRTSWYLVVDKQGNSGWVKRENLARTLVDTGVPVVLPETRHSDFLQHRVRLGFTLGWQESAEQVAAMAGFRLSRHIGIEAEIGQLFSATTNGQQYSASLILEPTDRWAVTPFVSLGYGRQELELKSKLPGNRPLEDNFRSIGAGVNWYIGFNFVLRGEYRTLDIFSDNQTVSNDLWRLGFSSFF; this is encoded by the coding sequence ATGCCGGTTTTTATTCTGTTGTTTTTTTCACTCTGGCTGCTGCCGGCTCAGGCAGACAACAGTCATGTTCCTGCCGTCAGTGAGGAAGCCGCCGCCCAGGCCTTGCAGGCAACGGTTATTGATCCGTACCTGGAGTTGCACACCGGGCCTGGGCGTGGTTATCCGGTGATCTATGTGGTGGAAAAAGGCGCCACCATCGGCATCGTCAGCCGTCGTACCAGCTGGTATCTGGTGGTGGATAAGCAGGGCAACAGTGGTTGGGTAAAACGCGAAAATCTGGCTCGCACGCTGGTGGATACCGGTGTGCCGGTGGTGTTACCGGAAACCCGCCACAGTGATTTTTTACAGCACCGGGTGCGGCTTGGATTTACCCTGGGCTGGCAGGAAAGTGCCGAGCAGGTAGCGGCCATGGCGGGCTTTCGTTTAAGCCGCCATATCGGTATCGAAGCCGAAATTGGCCAGTTATTTTCTGCTACCACCAATGGCCAGCAGTATTCCGCCAGCCTGATTCTGGAACCGACCGACCGCTGGGCTGTTACCCCTTTTGTGTCGCTGGGTTATGGCCGTCAGGAACTGGAATTAAAAAGTAAATTGCCCGGCAACCGCCCGCTGGAAGATAACTTCCGCAGCATCGGTGCTGGTGTGAACTGGTATATCGGTTTTAATTTTGTACTGCGGGGCGAATACCGCACGCTGGATATTTTCTCGGATAATCAAACGGTGAGTAACGACCTATGGCGTCTTGGTTTCAGCAGCTTTTTTTAA
- a CDS encoding AraC family transcriptional regulator, giving the protein MRAWLLSLFLLSLPALAVADAIDFGHDKTRARAEQAMQEVQRLSSDIQQLKQRVISLNKDLQTTEEALLFPTNSQFTVFVSQTGGAFFTLESVRLVINDRTVASHLYSARQREALQRGGVQKLFMTNLAEGKHQVTAFFTGIGPNGRATKRAAELTLEKGKASQFIELAIADNSARQEPVFSVRPW; this is encoded by the coding sequence ATGCGGGCCTGGTTATTGTCATTATTTTTGTTGTCGCTGCCGGCGCTGGCGGTTGCGGACGCTATTGATTTCGGCCACGACAAAACCCGCGCTCGCGCCGAGCAGGCCATGCAGGAAGTACAGCGGTTATCCAGTGATATTCAGCAATTAAAACAACGGGTTATCTCCCTGAATAAAGACCTGCAGACCACCGAAGAAGCCCTGCTGTTTCCCACCAACAGCCAATTCACCGTGTTTGTTTCGCAAACCGGCGGTGCCTTTTTTACGCTGGAAAGCGTGCGCCTGGTTATCAACGACCGCACCGTGGCCAGCCATTTGTATTCCGCCCGTCAGCGTGAAGCGCTGCAACGCGGTGGCGTACAGAAACTCTTTATGACCAACCTCGCCGAAGGCAAACATCAGGTGACCGCCTTTTTTACCGGCATCGGCCCCAATGGCCGCGCCACCAAGCGCGCTGCCGAGCTGACGCTGGAAAAAGGCAAGGCCAGCCAGTTTATTGAACTGGCCATCGCCGATAACAGTGCCCGGCAGGAACCGGTATTCAGCGTCCGCCCATGGTAA
- a CDS encoding tetratricopeptide repeat protein — protein MRKLLLLWLLATSLPLQAALVREPEYGGILFNYFQQDYFAALVQYQYAAGKNALQHHGDEARLLQGGMALSYGLTEQAGQIFNDLLTPQVNASQRNRAWFYLAKLHYQKADIPRAAHALQQIDGSLPADLAAEFNYLATLINIRNQQLDAAQQGLQQAGADQYQPYLLYNLAITRLQNGDQTGAAATLNQVMALASSRNNAEMAALADRARHALSQLALQQGELLTAWNHLQQVRTTGLYSNRALLTYAWAAIRLQRYGDAVPALQLQEQRSIAIPETQEAKVLLAHVYETQGAHRSALRQYLVAENAFKDGLATLQDARRIIAAQEIPQEFVINLEAMLDESDWYGMQPSLDYNKLTPFLTELMASNHFYSVIKELRDLYGIRRNLEFWQMQTRQHALIIRLRREQSGMEQLMADVQRSEQQFRFYKTSLQELRLTTLTLPEWDQERFASLWKNTMRELDLVDDRVSQVAAIRAPYRLSQQLEQQSQQMTARVEQELAATNGLIRALENRMRAVIQAELDRHEERIRYYWAQARLGKARLYDKALINLEESGTGATP, from the coding sequence ATGCGTAAGCTGTTATTGCTGTGGCTGCTGGCCACCAGCCTGCCGCTGCAGGCCGCGCTGGTACGCGAGCCGGAATACGGCGGCATTCTGTTTAATTACTTCCAGCAGGATTATTTTGCCGCGCTGGTGCAGTACCAATACGCGGCCGGTAAAAATGCCCTGCAGCATCATGGCGATGAAGCCCGCTTGCTGCAGGGCGGCATGGCCTTGTCCTACGGGCTGACGGAACAGGCCGGGCAGATTTTTAACGATCTGCTGACCCCCCAGGTAAACGCCAGCCAGCGCAACCGTGCCTGGTTTTATCTGGCCAAACTGCATTACCAGAAGGCCGATATCCCCCGTGCCGCCCATGCCCTGCAGCAAATTGATGGCTCCTTACCGGCAGATTTAGCGGCCGAATTTAACTATCTGGCCACCCTTATCAATATCCGCAACCAACAGCTGGACGCCGCGCAGCAAGGTCTGCAACAGGCCGGTGCAGACCAGTACCAGCCGTACCTGCTGTATAACCTGGCCATCACCCGGCTGCAGAATGGCGACCAGACAGGCGCTGCCGCCACCCTGAATCAGGTGATGGCGCTGGCCAGCAGCCGCAACAATGCTGAAATGGCCGCCCTGGCTGACCGCGCCCGTCACGCGCTGTCACAACTGGCCCTGCAACAGGGCGAACTGCTGACCGCCTGGAACCATCTGCAGCAGGTGCGCACCACCGGCCTGTACTCCAACCGCGCCCTGCTCACCTATGCCTGGGCGGCTATCCGCCTGCAGCGCTATGGCGATGCGGTGCCGGCGTTACAGCTGCAGGAGCAACGTTCCATTGCCATTCCGGAAACCCAGGAAGCCAAAGTGCTGCTGGCCCATGTGTATGAAACCCAGGGCGCCCACCGCAGCGCCTTGCGCCAGTATCTGGTCGCCGAAAATGCCTTTAAAGACGGCTTAGCCACCCTGCAGGACGCCCGCCGCATTATTGCCGCGCAGGAAATCCCGCAGGAATTTGTTATCAACCTTGAAGCCATGCTGGACGAATCCGACTGGTACGGCATGCAGCCCAGCCTTGATTACAACAAGCTCACCCCGTTCCTGACCGAACTGATGGCGTCCAACCATTTTTATTCCGTGATCAAAGAGCTGCGCGACCTGTATGGCATCCGCCGCAATCTGGAATTCTGGCAGATGCAGACCCGGCAGCACGCCCTCATTATCCGTCTGCGCCGTGAGCAAAGCGGCATGGAACAGCTGATGGCCGATGTGCAGCGCAGCGAACAGCAATTCCGTTTTTATAAAACCTCGTTACAGGAACTGCGCCTCACCACCCTGACCCTGCCGGAGTGGGATCAGGAACGCTTTGCCAGCCTGTGGAAAAACACAATGCGTGAACTGGATCTGGTCGACGACCGGGTCAGTCAGGTGGCCGCCATCCGCGCGCCGTACCGGCTCAGTCAGCAACTGGAACAGCAAAGCCAACAGATGACCGCCCGGGTAGAACAGGAACTGGCCGCCACCAATGGCCTGATCCGGGCCCTGGAAAACCGTATGCGGGCGGTGATTCAGGCCGAACTCGACCGCCATGAAGAACGCATCCGTTATTACTGGGCGCAGGCACGGCTGGGCAAAGCCCGCCTGTACGACAAAGCCCTGATCAATCTGGAAGAATCCGGCACAGGAGCAACACCATGA
- a CDS encoding tetratricopeptide repeat protein, whose amino-acid sequence MKYWISLSLLALLSGCSLFGGNNTIGGLKSSQPEQSDLDFANLDHQQVRQEYQELLDLVDDQFLKEQIERRIAGVSMAGGDQQQGSQARPQRGYYREAINSYIDILEKYPNSPDNAEVLYQLSKAYEMEGEINNTEAMLKRLITLHPDYSGVAEAHFRLGDIRFSHQDYRQAEVHYRASTRTESPQLSLNAHYMLGWALYKRGLFDDALESFALVLNRIMDSDGSATDQQGKPMLPDTLHSISLALVNIGGADKIDDVRGLRHKDWIWQVYENLGAYYLEKNRYADSAATYRHFVRRFPLDRRAPDMQNRLIAAYTKGAFARDVLLAKQDYVQAYGIGSAYWQQADAPQQQILRASLQPYLRELAAHYHAQAQQQTKLGSDQRDRDLQKKARQSYQDATGYYALYLSSFPDSSDRAQQRFLKAEAHFEAGQFSAAAADYEQVSYQYQDTKFNNRAGYAAIIAWQQRVTELEKKPAEKSAAQEQAVASMLRFAAAYDSDERSPAVLTNAASYLFSLNRYQQAIDIADELLQSKQKLDKKLQQTAYGIMAHSYFQLQNYAAAETHYDRQRQLTPAGPEYTDISNRMAIAVFKKAEGLIAAGQKPAAATELLRIKQIAPGSSIRVAAQYDAAVLLLGNQQWQPAISELEELRRHYPQHELAAEFPRKLAFGYEQAGRLKDAAALYLYLYRNDQDETVKRDALFATAGLHEKTGRAAEALEFYKTWARNYEQPFDNRMEARYRIAVIYDQQQDMARKLFWLRRIMEGDATAGPQRSDRSQWLAAWAANEYGDYFAKEFSSRRLASNLERNLPWKQQMLQDAVSRYQQAADYGLLEFTTRSSFRIASLYQQFAAELRGLPVPAGLSEQDAATFRSIIADQATPMQELAVAVYSSNIEQAWQGHYNEWISNSYQQLAQLQPARFNKHEQQKRYGDEIR is encoded by the coding sequence ATGAAATACTGGATCAGCCTCAGCCTGCTGGCGCTGTTAAGCGGCTGCAGCCTGTTCGGCGGCAACAACACCATTGGCGGCCTGAAGAGCAGCCAACCAGAACAGAGCGATCTGGATTTTGCCAACCTCGATCATCAGCAGGTGCGGCAGGAGTATCAGGAGCTGCTGGATCTGGTCGATGACCAGTTTCTGAAAGAACAGATTGAGCGCCGCATCGCCGGTGTCTCCATGGCCGGCGGCGACCAGCAGCAGGGCAGCCAGGCGCGGCCGCAGCGGGGCTATTACCGCGAAGCCATTAATTCCTACATCGACATTCTGGAAAAATACCCCAACTCGCCCGACAACGCCGAAGTGCTGTACCAGCTGTCGAAAGCCTATGAAATGGAAGGTGAGATCAACAACACCGAAGCCATGCTGAAACGCCTGATCACCCTGCATCCGGATTACAGCGGCGTGGCGGAAGCCCATTTCCGCCTCGGCGATATCCGCTTCAGCCATCAGGATTACCGCCAGGCCGAAGTGCATTACCGCGCCAGCACACGCACCGAATCCCCGCAGCTAAGCCTGAACGCCCACTACATGCTGGGCTGGGCGCTGTACAAGCGCGGCCTGTTCGATGATGCACTGGAATCCTTTGCGCTGGTGCTGAACCGCATTATGGACAGCGACGGCAGCGCCACCGACCAGCAGGGCAAACCCATGCTGCCGGACACCCTGCACTCCATCAGCCTGGCACTGGTTAACATCGGTGGCGCTGACAAAATTGATGACGTACGCGGCCTGCGCCATAAAGACTGGATCTGGCAGGTGTATGAAAATCTCGGCGCCTACTATCTGGAAAAAAACCGCTACGCCGACAGCGCCGCCACCTACCGGCATTTTGTCCGCCGCTTCCCGCTCGATCGCCGCGCACCGGACATGCAGAACCGGCTGATCGCCGCCTACACCAAGGGCGCCTTTGCCCGCGATGTGTTACTGGCCAAGCAGGATTATGTACAGGCCTATGGCATCGGCTCGGCCTACTGGCAGCAGGCTGACGCGCCTCAACAACAAATACTCCGTGCCAGTCTGCAGCCCTACCTGCGTGAACTGGCCGCGCACTATCACGCTCAGGCGCAGCAACAAACCAAACTCGGCAGCGACCAGCGCGACCGCGATCTGCAGAAAAAAGCCCGCCAGTCGTATCAGGACGCCACCGGTTATTACGCGCTGTATTTAAGCAGTTTTCCTGACAGCAGCGACCGTGCCCAGCAGCGCTTCCTGAAAGCCGAAGCGCATTTTGAAGCCGGCCAGTTCAGCGCCGCCGCCGCCGATTATGAGCAGGTCAGCTACCAGTATCAGGACACCAAATTCAACAACCGAGCCGGTTACGCCGCCATCATTGCCTGGCAACAGCGGGTCACTGAACTGGAGAAAAAACCGGCCGAAAAATCCGCCGCCCAGGAACAGGCCGTGGCCAGTATGCTGCGCTTTGCCGCCGCCTACGACAGCGATGAACGCTCGCCGGCGGTACTGACCAACGCCGCCAGCTATCTGTTCAGCCTGAATCGTTATCAGCAGGCCATCGACATTGCCGATGAGCTGCTGCAGAGCAAGCAGAAACTGGATAAAAAACTGCAGCAAACCGCCTACGGCATTATGGCGCACTCATATTTCCAGCTGCAGAACTACGCCGCCGCCGAAACCCACTACGACCGGCAACGGCAGCTGACCCCGGCCGGGCCGGAATACACCGACATCAGTAACCGCATGGCCATTGCCGTGTTCAAAAAGGCCGAAGGCCTGATCGCTGCCGGCCAGAAACCCGCCGCCGCCACCGAACTGCTGCGCATTAAACAGATCGCGCCCGGCAGCAGCATCCGCGTGGCCGCTCAGTACGATGCCGCCGTGCTGTTATTGGGTAACCAGCAATGGCAACCCGCCATCAGCGAACTGGAAGAGTTGCGCCGCCACTACCCACAGCATGAACTGGCCGCAGAATTTCCGCGCAAACTGGCCTTTGGTTACGAACAGGCCGGCCGCTTAAAAGACGCGGCGGCGCTGTATCTGTATCTGTACCGCAACGACCAGGACGAAACCGTAAAACGCGACGCCCTGTTTGCCACCGCCGGTCTGCACGAAAAAACCGGCCGCGCCGCTGAGGCGCTGGAATTCTACAAAACCTGGGCGCGCAATTACGAACAGCCGTTCGATAACCGTATGGAAGCGCGTTACCGCATCGCCGTTATTTATGACCAGCAACAAGACATGGCGCGCAAATTATTCTGGCTGCGCCGCATTATGGAAGGTGATGCCACCGCTGGCCCGCAACGCAGCGACCGCTCGCAATGGTTAGCGGCTTGGGCGGCGAATGAATACGGCGATTATTTTGCCAAAGAATTCAGCAGCCGCCGGCTGGCCAGCAACCTGGAGCGCAACCTGCCGTGGAAACAGCAAATGCTGCAGGATGCCGTCAGCCGTTATCAGCAGGCCGCTGATTATGGCCTGCTCGAATTCACCACCCGCAGCAGCTTCCGCATCGCCAGCCTGTACCAGCAATTTGCTGCCGAGCTGCGCGGGCTGCCGGTGCCGGCCGGCTTATCCGAGCAGGACGCCGCCACCTTCCGCAGCATTATTGCAGACCAGGCCACGCCCATGCAGGAACTGGCGGTGGCGGTGTACAGCAGCAATATCGAACAGGCCTGGCAAGGCCATTACAACGAATGGATCAGCAACAGCTACCAGCAATTAGCGCAGCTGCAGCCGGCCCGTTTCAACAAACACGAACAGCAGAAGAGGTACGGCGATGAAATCCGTTAA
- a CDS encoding tetratricopeptide repeat protein, translated as MKSVNPLALILLMLLGGCASQPQTATPDSLTLQNTAQFLPRQQYDEQGRKLPYQASENPYLLQSGRLNKGSVLLFTEARRALAADDEKTAVQKLKVIVQNDKTLAGPLVLLGDIDMQHQRFAEAAAHYQQALDINAVNVNAWLGLAQAQRQLGQFLAAQNSYHQALTQWPDFPEAHLNLGVLYDLYLNKPEQAQAHYEAFLFLTHYRSHDAHDWLAEVRSRTGIKRSFVDAGSPVSPGNTALTAQDEG; from the coding sequence ATGAAATCCGTTAATCCACTGGCACTTATCCTGCTGATGCTGCTGGGTGGCTGTGCCAGCCAGCCGCAGACCGCCACTCCGGACAGCCTGACGTTGCAGAACACCGCCCAGTTTCTGCCGCGCCAGCAGTACGACGAGCAAGGTCGCAAGCTGCCCTACCAGGCCAGTGAAAATCCCTATTTATTGCAAAGCGGCCGGCTGAATAAAGGCTCGGTCCTGTTGTTTACCGAAGCGCGCCGGGCGCTGGCGGCGGACGATGAAAAAACCGCCGTGCAAAAGTTAAAGGTGATTGTGCAAAACGATAAAACCCTGGCCGGGCCACTGGTGCTGCTGGGTGACATCGATATGCAGCATCAGCGCTTTGCGGAGGCCGCCGCGCACTATCAGCAGGCGCTCGATATTAATGCCGTTAACGTCAATGCCTGGCTCGGACTGGCGCAGGCGCAACGGCAACTGGGGCAATTTCTGGCGGCCCAGAACAGCTACCACCAGGCCCTTACGCAGTGGCCGGATTTTCCCGAAGCGCATCTGAACCTGGGCGTACTGTACGACCTGTATCTGAACAAACCAGAACAGGCGCAGGCGCATTACGAAGCTTTTTTATTCCTGACCCACTACCGCAGTCATGACGCTCATGACTGGCTGGCCGAAGTACGCAGCCGCACCGGCATTAAGCGCAGTTTTGTCGACGCCGGCAGCCCGGTCAGCCCCGGCAACACCGCCCTGACGGCGCAGGATGAGGGTTAA
- a CDS encoding MotA/TolQ/ExbB proton channel family protein, whose product MADFYSIMVGFMQQGGLFMYPIAVVLLIGAAITIERWVYLKREKIRNQKAFEDFLPLLRTNDHEKMTLFTRDNQAPVSRIIGCGLDMMKVTKQRADVEQAMNEGVMEVMPKLENRTAYLATLANVATLLGLLGTIIGLIAAFAAVANADPAEKSALLSQSISIAMNTTAFGLIAAIPLLIANAVITKKTRDIIDSIEMASIKFLNVMTLNRAIEAGAPKMQQAA is encoded by the coding sequence ATGGCTGATTTTTACAGCATTATGGTTGGCTTTATGCAGCAGGGCGGCCTGTTTATGTACCCCATTGCGGTGGTACTGCTGATCGGTGCCGCCATCACCATCGAACGCTGGGTTTATCTGAAGCGGGAAAAAATCCGCAATCAGAAAGCCTTTGAAGATTTTCTGCCGCTGCTGCGCACCAATGACCATGAAAAAATGACCCTGTTCACCCGCGATAACCAGGCGCCGGTATCGCGCATTATCGGCTGTGGTCTGGACATGATGAAAGTCACCAAACAGCGGGCCGATGTCGAACAAGCGATGAACGAAGGCGTGATGGAAGTTATGCCGAAACTGGAAAACCGCACCGCCTATCTGGCCACTCTGGCCAACGTCGCCACCCTGCTGGGTCTGCTCGGTACCATTATTGGTCTGATCGCCGCCTTCGCCGCCGTGGCCAACGCCGATCCGGCGGAAAAATCGGCGCTGTTATCACAGTCTATTTCCATCGCCATGAACACCACGGCCTTTGGTCTGATTGCCGCCATTCCGCTGCTGATTGCCAACGCCGTGATTACCAAAAAAACCCGCGACATTATCGACAGCATCGAAATGGCCAGCATCAAGTTCCTGAACGTGATGACGCTGAACCGCGCCATTGAAGCCGGCGCACCGAAAATGCAGCAGGCCGCCTGA
- a CDS encoding ExbD/TolR family protein, which produces MTFRIKRPQEDEADIDITSFMNLMIVLVPVLLLSLTFTKVRVIDINLPELSGGASAAQLSQSQLDIVVDDSGFAVFFPGSKLISKIPRADGQYNYRQLSLVMQDLKEQVSDKKDATIVAARDVDYQTLISTMDVVKSYKTVLAASLVEVELFPEISLGDKKR; this is translated from the coding sequence ATGACATTCCGCATAAAACGCCCGCAGGAGGATGAAGCCGATATCGACATCACCTCCTTCATGAACCTGATGATTGTACTGGTACCGGTGCTGCTGCTCAGCCTCACCTTCACTAAAGTGCGGGTGATCGATATTAATCTGCCGGAACTCAGCGGCGGCGCCTCGGCCGCTCAGCTCAGTCAGTCGCAGCTGGATATCGTGGTGGATGACAGCGGTTTTGCGGTGTTTTTCCCCGGTAGCAAATTAATCAGCAAAATTCCGCGTGCAGACGGCCAGTATAACTACCGGCAATTATCGCTGGTTATGCAGGACCTGAAAGAGCAGGTCAGCGATAAAAAAGACGCCACCATTGTGGCCGCCCGCGATGTCGATTATCAAACCCTGATTTCAACCATGGACGTGGTCAAATCCTATAAAACGGTATTGGCCGCCAGCCTGGTTGAAGTGGAATTATTTCCCGAGATTTCGCTCGGGGATAAAAAACGCTGA
- a CDS encoding ExbD/TolR family protein: MSQSFIQRRTTKTATLNLVSLMDIFTILVFFLLMNTGDSQELAKANFVKLPDSNADGALHGQLVINVGDEFITIDNEQVVAVKDVNRQPGEVNKPLADKLQAFAADSGELSETEQKIGRAVTIMGDRSVPYDLLKAVMTTCSAYGFRNVSLAVNQVAASALTGEGA, encoded by the coding sequence ATGAGCCAGAGTTTTATCCAGCGCCGCACCACCAAAACCGCGACCTTAAATCTGGTGTCGCTGATGGATATTTTTACCATTCTGGTGTTTTTCCTGCTGATGAACACCGGCGACAGCCAGGAACTGGCCAAGGCCAACTTTGTTAAGCTGCCCGACTCCAACGCCGACGGTGCACTGCACGGCCAGCTGGTAATTAATGTCGGCGATGAATTTATTACCATCGACAATGAACAGGTGGTGGCCGTTAAAGACGTGAATCGCCAGCCCGGTGAAGTGAATAAACCACTGGCCGATAAGCTGCAGGCCTTCGCCGCCGACAGCGGTGAATTATCCGAAACCGAACAGAAAATCGGCCGTGCCGTCACCATCATGGGTGACCGCAGCGTGCCCTACGATTTATTAAAAGCGGTGATGACCACCTGCAGCGCCTACGGTTTCCGCAATGTGTCGCTGGCGGTCAATCAGGTAGCCGCCTCTGCCTTAACCGGGGAGGGCGCATAA
- a CDS encoding AgmX/PglI C-terminal domain-containing protein, giving the protein MQAATNYMALELALPWSVNAERDRRFYKRLQRAGLGLLVLFIVVPFLPTWDVSFSELQMEPTVRTQVILTPPKMPEPAKPVQETPPPPPPSKTPPRPQPVEAANKPASGNPPPQALAALSSLSAMQNKVDVSRLQNRNLSVKGGEARTTQSASLGAENLSGKRLNDADLNVAVKGSALGSHNGTAIDSPIAAMDLPDENGEWSEGGAGRRDMESIRRTIENAKGQVYALYAKALRQHPDLNGKFIFELVVEPDGRVTRLKLIQSDLRLRDLEQQMLAKIAAIHFGKEKAAPTRVQYTFVMIPS; this is encoded by the coding sequence ATGCAGGCCGCAACCAATTACATGGCGCTGGAACTGGCGCTGCCCTGGAGCGTTAACGCCGAACGTGACCGGCGCTTTTATAAACGCCTGCAACGGGCCGGGCTGGGGTTGCTGGTGCTGTTTATTGTGGTGCCGTTTCTGCCCACCTGGGACGTCAGTTTTTCTGAGCTGCAAATGGAACCGACGGTGCGTACCCAGGTGATCCTGACGCCGCCGAAAATGCCCGAACCGGCCAAGCCGGTGCAGGAAACACCACCGCCACCGCCGCCCAGCAAAACCCCGCCGCGCCCGCAGCCGGTGGAAGCTGCCAATAAACCGGCCAGCGGCAATCCGCCGCCACAGGCACTGGCGGCTTTGTCGTCGCTCAGCGCCATGCAGAATAAAGTGGACGTCAGCCGCCTGCAGAACCGTAATTTATCGGTCAAAGGCGGTGAAGCCCGCACCACCCAGAGCGCCAGCCTGGGGGCGGAAAATCTCAGCGGTAAACGCCTGAACGATGCCGACCTGAACGTGGCGGTGAAAGGCTCGGCGCTGGGCAGCCACAACGGCACCGCCATCGACAGCCCGATTGCCGCCATGGATTTACCGGATGAAAACGGCGAATGGAGCGAAGGCGGCGCCGGCCGGCGCGACATGGAAAGCATCCGCCGCACCATCGAAAACGCCAAAGGCCAGGTGTATGCACTGTACGCCAAAGCGCTGCGCCAGCACCCTGACCTGAACGGCAAATTTATTTTTGAACTGGTGGTGGAGCCGGACGGCCGCGTTACCCGGCTGAAACTGATCCAGAGCGACCTGCGCCTGCGCGATCTGGAACAGCAGATGCTGGCCAAAATCGCCGCCATTCATTTCGGCAAAGAAAAGGCTGCCCCCACCCGGGTGCAGTACACCTTCGTAATGATTCCCAGCTGA